In a genomic window of Lacrimispora sp. BS-2:
- the rpsB gene encoding 30S ribosomal protein S2 codes for MSVISMKQLLEAGVHFGHQTRRWNPKMAPYIYTERNGIYIIDLQKSVVKVDEAYKAVSDIAAEGGKILFVGTKKQAQDAIKSEAERCGMYFVNERWLGGMLTNFKTIQSRVARLKQIETMSEDGTFDVLPKKEVIALKKEWDKLEKNLGGIKDMKKIPDAIFVVDPKKERICVQEAHTLRIPLIGIADTNCDPEELDFVIPGNDDAIRAVKLIVSKMADAVIEANQGEAVAEEAEAAQETEETVEA; via the coding sequence ATGAGTGTTATTTCAATGAAGCAGCTTTTGGAAGCTGGCGTACACTTCGGTCACCAGACCAGAAGATGGAACCCTAAGATGGCTCCATACATTTATACTGAGAGAAACGGCATCTACATCATTGATCTGCAGAAGTCTGTAGTAAAGGTAGATGAAGCTTACAAGGCAGTATCCGATATTGCTGCAGAAGGCGGCAAGATCCTTTTCGTAGGAACAAAGAAGCAGGCTCAGGATGCCATCAAATCTGAGGCAGAGCGTTGCGGAATGTATTTCGTTAATGAAAGATGGCTTGGCGGTATGCTTACAAACTTTAAGACAATCCAGTCCAGAGTTGCAAGATTAAAGCAGATCGAGACCATGTCCGAGGACGGTACATTTGATGTTCTTCCTAAGAAAGAAGTTATTGCTCTTAAGAAAGAGTGGGATAAATTAGAGAAGAATTTGGGCGGAATCAAGGATATGAAGAAGATTCCGGATGCGATTTTCGTTGTAGATCCTAAGAAAGAAAGAATCTGCGTTCAGGAAGCTCATACACTGAGAATTCCGTTAATTGGTATCGCTGATACAAACTGTGATCCTGAAGAACTTGATTTCGTGATTCCAGGTAATGATGATGCGATAAGAGCCGTTAAGTTGATTGTATCCAAAATGGCAGACGCAGTGATCGAGGCAAACCAGGGCGAGGCAGTAGCGGAGGAAGCAGAAGCAGCTCAGGAAACAGAAGAGACTGTAGAAGCTTAA
- a CDS encoding ABC transporter permease, whose product MAKYILKRIAMAIVTIFAVASVTFFVMNMVPGGPFMSEKAISPQAQAALNEKYGLDKPLSEQYTTYMKDLLHGNLGLSVKQRGRTVNMIIETKFPVSARIGGMAILTAVLVGVPLGSIAAFKRGTAVDNIIIIFSTCGIAVPSFVVCTILMYVLSLKLGLLPTFGLASWKNYIMPVMALSFYPSSYIARLMRSSMLDVMGQDYMRTARAKGLSQMVSIFKHALRNAILPVVTYLGPLLAYTVTGSFIVEKIFTIPGLGSEFIGSITGRDYPLIMGTTIFLATLMVIMNVLVDVAYKFIDPRINLK is encoded by the coding sequence GTGGCTAAATATATTTTAAAGCGTATCGCTATGGCGATTGTAACCATCTTTGCTGTTGCATCGGTTACTTTCTTTGTCATGAATATGGTGCCAGGCGGCCCCTTCATGTCTGAGAAGGCTATCAGTCCACAGGCCCAGGCGGCCCTTAATGAAAAGTACGGCCTGGACAAACCATTAAGCGAACAGTATACGACCTATATGAAGGATTTGCTTCACGGCAATCTGGGCTTGAGTGTAAAACAGCGTGGCCGTACAGTAAATATGATCATTGAAACAAAGTTCCCTGTATCTGCAAGAATCGGCGGGATGGCAATCCTGACTGCTGTTCTTGTTGGTGTTCCATTAGGCAGTATTGCTGCATTCAAGCGCGGAACCGCTGTTGATAATATCATTATTATCTTCAGTACATGCGGTATCGCGGTACCAAGCTTTGTGGTATGTACTATTTTAATGTATGTTTTAAGCTTGAAGCTGGGACTTCTTCCTACGTTTGGACTGGCATCGTGGAAAAACTACATTATGCCCGTAATGGCTTTGTCATTTTACCCGTCCTCTTATATCGCACGTCTGATGCGTTCATCCATGCTGGATGTTATGGGGCAGGATTACATGCGAACAGCTCGTGCGAAAGGGCTTTCCCAGATGGTCAGCATCTTTAAGCATGCACTTCGTAATGCGATTCTTCCGGTCGTTACATACTTAGGACCGCTTTTAGCCTATACCGTAACAGGAAGCTTTATTGTTGAGAAGATATTTACGATTCCAGGTCTGGGATCTGAATTCATTGGTTCCATTACAGGACGTGACTATCCTCTTATTATGGGTACTACGATTTTCCTTGCTACTTTAATGGTTATCATGAATGTGCTGGTTGACGTTGCTTATAAATTCATCGATCCGCGGATTAATCTGAAGTAA
- the codY gene encoding GTP-sensing pleiotropic transcriptional regulator CodY → MSVQLLDKTRKINKLLHNNNSHKVVFNDICEVLTEILNSNILVISKKGKVLGIGLTPNIEEIQELIADQVGGYVDTMLNERLLSILSTKENVNLETLGFTGDNIRKYQAIITPIDIAGERLGTLFIYKSDSQYDIDDIILSEYGTTVVGLEMMRSVNEENAEETRKVQIVKSAISTLSFSELEAITHIFEELDGNEGILVASKIADRVGITRSVIVNALRKFESAGVIESRSSGMKGTYIKVLNDVVFDELKTIKAGTVKNIQERRDIKDM, encoded by the coding sequence ATGAGCGTACAGTTGTTGGACAAAACTAGAAAAATTAACAAATTATTGCATAACAATAATTCGCATAAGGTAGTATTTAACGATATCTGTGAAGTGCTGACCGAGATCCTGAATTCGAATATTCTTGTGATCAGCAAGAAGGGAAAGGTGCTGGGTATTGGCCTGACACCGAATATCGAGGAGATTCAGGAGCTGATCGCGGACCAGGTTGGCGGTTATGTCGATACAATGTTAAATGAGCGTTTACTCAGCATTTTATCAACGAAGGAGAACGTTAATCTGGAAACGCTGGGTTTCACTGGTGACAATATCAGAAAATACCAGGCAATCATTACACCTATTGACATTGCAGGGGAAAGACTTGGAACCCTGTTTATTTATAAATCCGATTCCCAATATGATATAGACGACATCATCCTAAGTGAATACGGCACTACGGTGGTTGGACTGGAAATGATGCGTTCTGTTAATGAGGAGAATGCGGAGGAGACCAGAAAAGTGCAGATTGTAAAATCCGCAATCAGCACCTTATCTTTTTCTGAGTTAGAAGCCATTACCCATATCTTTGAGGAACTGGATGGCAATGAGGGCATCCTGGTGGCAAGCAAGATCGCTGACCGTGTAGGAATCACCCGTTCCGTTATTGTCAACGCCCTTCGGAAATTTGAAAGCGCTGGAGTGATTGAATCCAGATCCTCTGGTATGAAGGGAACTTATATCAAGGTATTGAATGATGTGGTGTTTGATGAATTGAAAACCATTAAGGCCGGAACCGTTAAAAATATACAGGAACGCCGTGATATAAAAGATATGTAA
- a CDS encoding oligopeptide/dipeptide ABC transporter ATP-binding protein, with amino-acid sequence MDNKYLVEVKNLQQYFPVAGGKLFEKKVVKAVDDVSFGIKKGETLGLVGESGCGKTTTGRTLLRLYEPTAGKIFFDGEDITKVNMLPYRQKMQIVFQDPYASLDPRMTVGDIIGEAIDIHHLASSKKDRTDQIISVLSTVGLNSEHANRYPHEFSGGQRQRVGIARALAVNPQFIVCDEPVSALDVSIQAQVVNMFEQLQEEMGLTYLFIAHDLSIVKHISNRIGVMYLGKMVELADSYELTFHSVHPYTKSLISAIPIADPEISRKSKRIVLEGDVPSPVNPPSGCRFRTRCPYADELCAAQEPEWREVSSGHYAACHHLDKVN; translated from the coding sequence ATGGACAATAAATATCTTGTAGAGGTTAAGAATTTACAGCAGTATTTCCCTGTTGCCGGAGGCAAGTTATTTGAGAAGAAGGTCGTAAAGGCAGTAGATGACGTTTCCTTTGGAATCAAAAAGGGTGAAACTCTGGGACTGGTTGGAGAATCAGGCTGCGGAAAAACTACCACAGGCCGTACTCTGCTCAGGCTTTATGAGCCTACCGCAGGAAAGATTTTCTTTGACGGAGAAGATATTACCAAGGTAAATATGCTCCCTTACCGTCAGAAGATGCAGATCGTGTTCCAGGATCCCTATGCCAGTCTGGATCCCCGTATGACCGTTGGGGATATTATCGGCGAAGCGATTGATATCCATCATCTAGCTTCCAGTAAAAAGGATCGTACCGATCAGATCATTTCCGTGCTCTCTACCGTAGGACTTAATTCAGAGCATGCAAACCGTTATCCTCATGAATTTTCCGGTGGTCAGCGTCAGCGTGTGGGCATTGCCCGTGCTCTTGCAGTGAACCCTCAGTTCATTGTCTGTGACGAGCCGGTATCGGCGCTGGATGTTTCCATTCAGGCACAGGTTGTCAATATGTTTGAACAGCTTCAGGAAGAAATGGGCCTGACCTACCTGTTTATTGCCCATGATCTTTCTATTGTGAAGCACATCTCCAACCGGATCGGCGTTATGTACTTAGGAAAAATGGTAGAGCTTGCAGACAGCTATGAACTGACCTTCCACAGTGTGCATCCATATACCAAGAGTCTGATTTCTGCTATTCCTATTGCAGACCCGGAAATCAGCCGTAAATCAAAGAGAATTGTCTTGGAAGGGGATGTACCAAGCCCGGTAAATCCGCCATCCGGCTGCCGTTTCCGCACCCGGTGCCCTTATGCAGACGAGCTTTGCGCTGCGCAAGAACCGGAGTGGAGAGAGGTTTCTTCCGGCCATTATGCAGCATGCCACCACCTGGACAAAGTAAACTGA
- a CDS encoding ABC transporter permease, which translates to MPKNKLSLQLNVEDFLPASDAEKESLTVMRKSVGFWKDGIRRLKKNKISMVSLAVIIIVFILSFIVPEFYPYSYEQQIRGSENLAPMQYSQKELTAMDAGEDVFPHILGTDSLGRDYAVRVMMGSRVSLMVGLIASCIILLIGSIYGSIAGFFGGWVDMIMMRIVDMIYTVPDILIIVLLSVAFDQPLKALSQKPGFQWIQVIGVNLISIFVVFALLYWVGMARIVRSQILILKEQEYVTAARALGASSGHIIKKHLLTNCIGTLIVTTTLQIPSSIFTESFLSFLGLGVAAPMPSLGSLASAALNGLQSYPHRLFAPAFAISIIILSFNLLGDGLRDAFDPKLKD; encoded by the coding sequence ATGCCAAAGAATAAATTATCATTGCAGCTTAATGTGGAAGACTTTCTCCCGGCAAGTGATGCAGAAAAAGAAAGCCTAACTGTCATGCGTAAGAGCGTTGGATTTTGGAAGGATGGAATCAGGCGCCTTAAAAAGAACAAGATTTCAATGGTCAGCCTCGCTGTGATCATTATTGTATTTATATTGTCCTTTATTGTTCCTGAGTTTTACCCATATAGCTATGAGCAGCAGATCCGCGGAAGCGAAAATCTTGCTCCCATGCAGTATTCCCAAAAGGAACTGACTGCCATGGACGCGGGAGAGGATGTATTTCCTCATATTTTAGGAACGGATAGTCTGGGACGTGACTATGCGGTCCGTGTCATGATGGGAAGCCGTGTTTCCCTGATGGTCGGTCTGATCGCTTCCTGTATCATTTTACTTATCGGCTCCATTTACGGTTCCATTGCAGGCTTTTTCGGCGGCTGGGTGGATATGATCATGATGCGTATTGTTGATATGATTTATACGGTTCCGGACATTCTGATTATCGTATTGCTTTCCGTTGCCTTTGACCAGCCTCTAAAAGCCTTGTCTCAAAAGCCAGGTTTTCAGTGGATCCAGGTCATCGGTGTAAATCTGATCAGTATTTTCGTTGTATTTGCCCTGCTTTACTGGGTGGGTATGGCCCGTATCGTGCGAAGCCAGATCCTGATTTTAAAGGAACAGGAATATGTAACCGCGGCAAGGGCCCTTGGTGCCTCCAGCGGTCATATCATTAAGAAGCATTTGCTTACAAACTGCATTGGTACTTTGATTGTTACGACTACACTGCAGATTCCGTCCTCGATTTTTACGGAAAGCTTTTTGAGTTTCCTTGGCCTTGGCGTTGCTGCACCCATGCCTTCTTTAGGAAGCCTTGCAAGTGCCGCATTAAATGGTCTGCAAAGCTATCCTCACCGTTTGTTTGCACCGGCTTTTGCAATTTCTATTATTATTTTAAGTTTCAATCTGTTGGGCGATGGTCTGCGTGATGCATTCGATCCAAAACTGAAAGATTAA
- a CDS encoding peptide ABC transporter substrate-binding protein, whose translation MKKMSLVLAAVMATGMILSACGGNKSAGPSAGGTTASANGETTTPAGGTSGGLDLSVQVGPDPESIDPALNSAADGANVIVHAFETLMIVDSENKIVPGQAESYDVSEDGMTYTFHLRDGLKWSDGTPLTANDFVYSWKRLADPETAAPYAADMLGYVKGYEEAAAGDLDALGVSASDDKTLVVELSAPCVYFSKLVTHASMVPVQQASVEANGEQWSLKPETYISNGPLKMIEWVPGSHITFARNENYWNADKITLNTLKFVLMEDANAAYSAYQTGEVSMIKDVPTEEIPALKDKEEFHVEPGMGISYIDFQNQKEPFTNPDVRKALSLAIDRDYLANTVMQGIGAPASNFVPRGVSDAEGGTFFEDVTRKNNGGDFFNIEDYEADVAKAKELLAKAGYPDGKGFPIVEYMTNDAGYNKPVAEYLQSCWKEALGISVDIKIIEWATFTPTRRAGDYQIARDSWSLDYDDPSNLLNLMMSTSGNNNAMYKNPELDKLLNEANSTADVAEHYAKLHEAENIILNDAAIAPINYRNEFWLQDPKLKGTWYSPYGYWFFQYATME comes from the coding sequence ATGAAAAAAATGTCACTTGTATTGGCTGCTGTCATGGCAACCGGCATGATTCTTTCCGCCTGTGGCGGTAATAAATCGGCTGGCCCATCTGCAGGCGGTACCACTGCCTCGGCAAACGGGGAGACAACCACCCCCGCAGGAGGAACATCAGGAGGCCTTGACCTTTCAGTTCAGGTCGGCCCGGATCCGGAAAGTATTGATCCCGCTTTAAATAGTGCGGCCGATGGTGCTAACGTAATCGTACATGCATTTGAAACCCTGATGATCGTGGATTCAGAAAACAAGATTGTTCCTGGTCAGGCGGAGTCTTATGATGTATCCGAGGATGGGATGACCTATACCTTCCACCTTCGTGACGGTCTGAAATGGAGTGATGGAACTCCTTTGACTGCCAATGACTTTGTGTACTCATGGAAGAGACTGGCAGATCCTGAGACGGCAGCTCCTTATGCAGCGGATATGCTGGGCTATGTAAAGGGCTATGAAGAGGCTGCGGCCGGAGACCTGGATGCACTTGGCGTTTCCGCTTCCGATGACAAGACCCTTGTAGTAGAATTATCCGCTCCCTGCGTATATTTCTCAAAGCTTGTTACCCATGCTTCCATGGTTCCTGTACAGCAGGCATCTGTAGAGGCGAATGGGGAACAGTGGAGTTTAAAGCCTGAGACTTATATATCCAACGGACCTTTAAAGATGATCGAATGGGTTCCAGGCTCTCATATTACTTTTGCAAGAAATGAAAATTACTGGAATGCAGATAAGATTACTTTAAATACTTTAAAATTCGTCCTGATGGAAGATGCCAATGCAGCTTACAGCGCTTATCAGACCGGCGAAGTATCCATGATTAAGGATGTGCCTACAGAGGAGATTCCGGCTCTTAAGGACAAAGAAGAGTTCCATGTAGAACCGGGCATGGGTATTTCCTATATAGATTTCCAAAACCAGAAGGAGCCATTTACTAATCCGGATGTGCGTAAAGCCTTAAGCCTTGCGATTGACCGTGATTATCTGGCTAATACTGTTATGCAGGGTATTGGTGCTCCTGCATCAAACTTTGTTCCCCGCGGCGTTTCTGATGCGGAGGGCGGAACCTTTTTTGAGGATGTAACACGGAAGAACAACGGCGGCGACTTCTTTAACATTGAAGATTATGAAGCAGATGTTGCAAAGGCAAAAGAGCTTCTTGCAAAGGCCGGATATCCTGATGGAAAGGGCTTCCCGATTGTTGAGTACATGACCAATGATGCAGGCTATAACAAACCGGTGGCAGAATACTTACAGAGCTGCTGGAAAGAAGCACTTGGCATTAGCGTGGACATTAAGATCATTGAGTGGGCTACCTTTACCCCTACCCGCCGCGCCGGCGATTATCAGATTGCGCGTGATTCATGGAGTCTTGATTATGATGATCCTTCCAATCTGCTGAATTTAATGATGTCTACAAGCGGCAATAACAATGCCATGTACAAAAATCCGGAGCTTGACAAGCTGCTCAATGAAGCAAACTCTACCGCTGATGTTGCAGAACATTATGCGAAGCTTCATGAGGCGGAAAACATAATCCTTAACGATGCTGCCATTGCTCCTATTAATTATAGGAATGAATTCTGGTTACAGGATCCTAAGTTAAAGGGAACATGGTATTCTCCGTATGGCTACTGGTTCTTCCAGTATGCTACCATGGAATAA
- the tsf gene encoding translation elongation factor Ts, whose amino-acid sequence MAAITAGMVKELREMTGAGMMDCKKALAQTDGDMEKAVEFLREKGLAAASKKAGRIAAEGIVTTVVTGDGKSAAIVEVNSETDFVAKNAQFQEYVADVAAQALASQAKDMDAFLTETWIKDSSLTVAQALSSQIAVIGENMNIRRFEKIATDGVVVDYIHGGGRIGVLIEAEAEVVNDAVKEALKNIAMQIAALTPKYVRRDEISQEFIAHETEILKAQAKNENPDKPDNILEKMIVGRLNKELKEFCLVDQAYVKDGDLTVGKYLEQVSKEVGGKVDVKKFVRFETGEGLEKKEDNFAEEVAKQMQ is encoded by the coding sequence ATGGCAGCAATTACAGCTGGAATGGTAAAAGAATTAAGAGAGATGACCGGCGCGGGCATGATGGATTGCAAGAAAGCTCTTGCACAGACAGATGGAGATATGGAAAAAGCAGTGGAGTTCTTAAGAGAAAAAGGACTTGCAGCTGCTTCTAAGAAGGCAGGAAGAATTGCGGCAGAGGGCATTGTTACCACTGTTGTGACCGGAGACGGAAAGTCTGCAGCAATCGTTGAAGTAAACAGCGAGACAGACTTTGTTGCAAAGAACGCTCAGTTCCAGGAATATGTTGCAGATGTTGCAGCTCAGGCCCTTGCTTCCCAGGCAAAAGACATGGATGCATTCCTTACAGAGACATGGATAAAAGACAGCTCCTTAACCGTTGCTCAGGCATTGTCCAGCCAGATCGCAGTGATCGGTGAAAATATGAACATCAGAAGATTTGAAAAGATCGCTACTGACGGTGTGGTTGTTGATTATATCCATGGCGGCGGAAGAATCGGTGTTTTGATCGAAGCGGAAGCAGAAGTGGTAAATGATGCGGTAAAGGAAGCTTTAAAGAATATTGCTATGCAGATCGCTGCATTAACACCAAAGTATGTGAGGAGAGATGAAATTTCTCAGGAATTCATTGCTCATGAGACAGAAATCTTAAAGGCACAGGCTAAGAATGAGAACCCGGATAAGCCGGACAACATTCTTGAGAAGATGATCGTAGGCCGTTTAAACAAGGAATTAAAAGAATTCTGTCTTGTTGACCAGGCTTATGTAAAAGACGGAGATTTAACAGTCGGCAAGTACTTAGAGCAGGTTTCTAAGGAAGTCGGCGGTAAGGTAGATGTGAAGAAGTTCGTTCGCTTTGAAACTGGCGAAGGCCTTGAAAAGAAGGAAGACAACTTTGCAGAAGAGGTTGCAAAGCAGATGCAGTAA
- the topA gene encoding type I DNA topoisomerase: MANCLVIVESPAKVKTIKKFLGANYEVDASNGHVRDLPKSQMGIDVEHDFDPKYITIRGKGDILAKLRKEVKKADKIYLATDPDREGEAISWHLMKALKLDELKDKQVYRISFNEITKNAVKASLKTPRAIDMDLVDAQQARRVLDRMVGYMISPLLWAKVKRGLSAGRVQSVALRLICDREEEINAFIPEEYWNLEAILKQEGSKKSLTAKFYGDKNGKIAIGKKEELDKILKGLENQTYQVEEVKKGERVKKAPIPFTTSTLQQEASKVLNFSTQKTMRLAQQLYEGVEVTGHGTVGLITYLRTDSTRIAEEADVAAREYIGKQYGSQYVANGEQAKKSNAKIQDAHEAIRPTDIALTPVMVKESLQRDLFRLYQLIWKRFAASRMQPAVYETTSVKVGAGSYVFTLSASRLSFDGFMSVYVQEDDKEDNNVLLGNLEKGSILKLDKLESGQHFTQPPAHFTEAALVKAMEEQGIGRPSTYAPTITTIIARRYVAKENKNLYVTELGEVVNSMMKQSFPSIVDITFTANLEYLLDRVGDGSVQWKTVVKNFYPDLKEAVDKALVELESVTIADEVTDEICELCGRNMVIKYGPHGKFLACPGFPDCKNTKPYLEKIGVPCPKCGKEVVIKKTKKGRIYYGCEANPECDFMSWQKPSTKTCPKCGAYMVEKGNKLLCSNEQCGYSVDK, translated from the coding sequence ATGGCGAACTGTTTAGTAATTGTGGAATCACCGGCAAAGGTAAAAACGATAAAAAAATTCCTGGGAGCGAATTATGAAGTGGATGCCTCTAACGGACATGTGAGGGATCTCCCGAAAAGTCAGATGGGAATTGATGTGGAGCATGATTTTGATCCCAAATATATAACAATCAGAGGAAAAGGCGATATCCTGGCCAAACTTAGGAAAGAAGTGAAAAAGGCCGACAAGATTTATCTTGCGACTGACCCTGACCGGGAGGGAGAAGCAATTTCCTGGCATCTGATGAAGGCCTTAAAGCTGGATGAACTAAAGGATAAGCAGGTGTACCGGATCAGCTTTAACGAGATTACAAAGAATGCGGTAAAGGCTTCCTTAAAAACCCCAAGAGCGATTGATATGGATCTGGTGGATGCCCAGCAGGCCAGAAGGGTTTTGGACCGTATGGTTGGATATATGATCAGTCCACTGCTTTGGGCAAAGGTAAAAAGAGGCTTAAGCGCCGGCCGGGTCCAGTCAGTGGCATTGCGTCTGATCTGTGACCGGGAAGAAGAGATCAATGCATTTATCCCGGAAGAATACTGGAACCTGGAAGCTATTTTAAAGCAGGAGGGAAGCAAAAAGTCTCTGACTGCAAAATTTTATGGTGATAAAAACGGCAAGATTGCCATTGGTAAAAAGGAAGAACTGGATAAAATACTGAAAGGTCTTGAAAATCAGACTTATCAGGTGGAGGAAGTAAAAAAAGGGGAAAGAGTCAAGAAAGCCCCCATACCATTTACTACCAGTACCCTTCAGCAGGAAGCGTCCAAGGTACTTAATTTTTCAACCCAGAAAACCATGCGTCTGGCCCAACAGCTATATGAAGGTGTGGAGGTCACAGGACATGGAACCGTGGGACTTATCACTTATCTGCGAACCGATTCCACCAGAATCGCGGAAGAGGCAGATGTTGCGGCAAGAGAATACATCGGAAAGCAGTATGGCAGCCAGTATGTGGCAAATGGGGAACAGGCAAAAAAAAGCAATGCAAAGATCCAGGATGCCCACGAGGCGATCCGTCCTACTGATATTGCCCTGACCCCGGTTATGGTAAAGGAATCCCTGCAGCGGGATTTATTCAGGCTTTACCAGCTGATCTGGAAACGTTTTGCAGCCAGCAGAATGCAGCCGGCCGTTTACGAGACCACTTCGGTAAAAGTGGGAGCCGGAAGCTATGTTTTCACGCTTTCCGCCTCAAGACTGTCCTTTGACGGTTTTATGTCCGTATATGTACAGGAAGATGATAAGGAAGACAACAATGTATTGCTGGGAAATCTGGAAAAAGGCAGCATCCTTAAGCTGGATAAACTAGAGAGCGGACAGCATTTCACCCAGCCGCCGGCGCATTTTACGGAGGCCGCCCTTGTAAAGGCCATGGAAGAACAGGGGATCGGACGTCCAAGTACTTATGCCCCTACGATTACGACTATCATCGCCAGACGTTATGTGGCAAAGGAAAATAAAAATCTTTATGTGACAGAGCTGGGCGAAGTGGTCAACAGCATGATGAAGCAAAGCTTCCCAAGCATCGTGGATATTACTTTCACTGCCAACTTAGAATACCTTCTTGACAGGGTGGGAGATGGCTCCGTCCAGTGGAAGACCGTTGTGAAAAACTTTTATCCGGATTTAAAAGAAGCGGTAGATAAAGCCCTTGTGGAATTAGAATCCGTGACCATCGCCGATGAGGTGACAGATGAAATCTGCGAGTTATGCGGCCGGAACATGGTCATAAAGTACGGCCCTCATGGTAAATTCCTGGCTTGTCCCGGATTCCCTGATTGTAAGAATACAAAGCCTTATCTGGAAAAGATCGGCGTACCTTGTCCGAAATGCGGAAAAGAAGTAGTAATAAAGAAAACCAAAAAGGGCAGAATATATTATGGCTGTGAGGCAAATCCTGAATGCGATTTCATGTCATGGCAGAAGCCTTCCACGAAAACCTGTCCCAAGTGCGGTGCTTACATGGTTGAAAAAGGAAACAAATTACTTTGCTCAAATGAGCAATGCGGATACAGCGTTGACAAATAG
- a CDS encoding ABC transporter ATP-binding protein — MSEYLVNIENERLSFFTPAGEVKALNDVSLHLREGEVLGIVGESGSGKSVTAYSLMGLTAYPGRLIGGSLQFNGHQIERMTEKEMRKIRGNEISIIFQDPMTSLNPVYTIGNQITEVIMLHTNKNKQQANERARELLALVGINEPDKRLKQYPHELSGGMRQRVMIAIALACEPKLLIADEPTTALDVTIQAQILELMMELKEKLGMAIIMITHDLGVVANMCDRIAVMYAGKVVEYGDTNDIFYNPSHEYTKGLIRSIPKLTEKEHNKLVPIEGSPVDMLNPPAGCPFAPRCRACMKICLREMPPYTDISDIHYSACWLLQKQEYEQAQKGDA, encoded by the coding sequence ATGAGTGAATATTTGGTTAATATTGAAAATGAACGTCTTTCCTTCTTTACTCCTGCAGGAGAAGTTAAGGCTCTTAATGATGTATCCCTTCATCTTCGTGAGGGAGAGGTTCTTGGCATTGTTGGCGAGTCCGGTTCCGGCAAGTCTGTAACAGCTTACAGCCTTATGGGCCTTACCGCTTATCCCGGACGCTTGATCGGCGGATCCCTTCAGTTTAACGGCCACCAGATTGAGCGGATGACAGAGAAGGAAATGAGAAAGATCCGTGGAAATGAAATTTCAATTATTTTCCAGGATCCCATGACCAGCTTAAATCCGGTTTATACCATTGGAAACCAGATTACGGAAGTGATCATGCTCCATACAAATAAAAATAAGCAGCAGGCAAATGAAAGAGCAAGAGAACTTCTTGCCCTGGTAGGAATCAATGAGCCGGATAAGCGTTTGAAGCAGTACCCTCATGAGCTGTCCGGTGGTATGCGTCAGCGTGTCATGATTGCCATTGCCCTTGCGTGCGAACCAAAGCTTTTAATCGCAGATGAGCCGACTACGGCTCTTGATGTGACCATTCAGGCGCAGATTCTGGAACTGATGATGGAACTCAAAGAAAAGCTTGGAATGGCAATCATCATGATCACTCACGACCTGGGTGTTGTTGCTAACATGTGCGACCGCATTGCAGTTATGTATGCAGGAAAAGTAGTGGAATATGGTGATACAAATGATATTTTCTATAATCCAAGCCATGAATATACAAAAGGATTGATTCGCAGCATTCCAAAGCTTACGGAAAAAGAACATAACAAGCTGGTTCCCATTGAAGGAAGCCCTGTTGATATGCTGAATCCGCCGGCTGGCTGTCCTTTTGCACCCAGATGCAGGGCCTGCATGAAGATTTGTCTGCGTGAAATGCCGCCGTATACGGATATATCTGATATTCACTATAGTGCCTGCTGGCTGCTTCAGAAACAGGAGTATGAACAGGCGCAGAAGGGAGACGCATGA